A genomic region of Planococcus kocurii contains the following coding sequences:
- a CDS encoding NAD kinase, which produces MKFHIISRTDKLSNDLMRTAKDYLEDFGMEWNEESPDVVLSIGGDGTLLHAFHKYSEKLSEVAFVGIHTGHLGFYADWKPIEIEKLVLSIAKKEYEVIEYPLLEVSIHYQNLDDPAVYLALNESTVKSPDVTLVMDVFLNESHFERFRGDGLCMSTPSGSTAYNKALGGAIIHPSLQAMQLTEMASINNRVFRTVGSPLVLPGHHKCALRPVKAPDFMVTVDHLQLLHKDVKSIEYKVAKEKVRFARFRAFPFWQRVHDSFIDSELSD; this is translated from the coding sequence ATGAAATTTCATATCATATCGAGAACAGACAAATTATCCAATGACTTGATGAGGACCGCAAAAGACTATTTAGAGGATTTTGGCATGGAATGGAACGAGGAATCGCCAGACGTTGTTTTGTCTATCGGCGGAGATGGGACGTTGCTTCACGCTTTTCACAAATACAGCGAAAAGTTGTCAGAAGTCGCTTTTGTCGGAATACACACCGGTCATCTTGGCTTTTATGCCGATTGGAAACCGATTGAAATTGAAAAGCTTGTTTTGTCTATCGCGAAAAAAGAATATGAAGTAATCGAATATCCTTTACTTGAAGTCAGCATTCATTATCAGAACTTAGACGACCCCGCTGTTTATTTGGCTTTGAACGAGTCGACGGTAAAATCTCCTGATGTGACATTGGTAATGGATGTCTTTTTGAATGAAAGTCATTTCGAACGTTTTAGAGGAGATGGGTTGTGCATGTCGACCCCTTCAGGCAGTACAGCTTACAACAAAGCATTAGGCGGTGCCATCATCCATCCATCGCTGCAAGCAATGCAATTGACGGAGATGGCATCGATCAATAACCGTGTCTTCCGAACAGTCGGTTCCCCACTGGTGCTGCCTGGGCATCATAAATGTGCATTGCGCCCTGTTAAGGCCCCTGATTTTATGGTTACCGTCGATCACTTACAACTGCTCCACAAAGACGTTAAATCAATCGAGTATAAAGTGGCCAAGGAAAAAGTACGCTTTGCGAGATTCCGTGCATTTCCATTTTGGCAACGTGTCCACGACTCGTTTATCGACAGTGAGCTTTCAGATTGA
- a CDS encoding GTP pyrophosphokinase, with the protein MGQWNRFLAPYKQAVDELKIKFKGMRSQFENDNTNSPIEFVTGRVKPLASIYDKTLEKGIAFEPSEKLAHQLQDIAGIRMMCQFVGDIETVVALLKQRKDLRIVEEKDYISNEKQSGYRSYHVIVEYPVQTINGEELILAEIQIRTLAMNFWASIEHSLNYKYKGVFPEEIKNRLQRAAEAAFQLDEEMSQIRDEIQEAQAYFTEFKESPGTHFLSDREGGRAER; encoded by the coding sequence ATGGGGCAATGGAATCGATTTTTAGCACCATATAAACAAGCAGTAGACGAATTAAAAATTAAATTTAAAGGAATGCGGAGCCAATTTGAAAATGACAACACCAATTCGCCAATCGAATTTGTAACGGGACGTGTCAAACCGTTAGCAAGTATTTACGATAAGACTTTAGAAAAAGGGATTGCGTTTGAACCCTCTGAAAAGCTTGCGCATCAATTGCAGGATATCGCGGGTATTCGAATGATGTGTCAGTTTGTAGGGGATATTGAAACCGTAGTAGCTTTACTAAAACAACGTAAAGACTTGCGAATTGTAGAGGAAAAAGACTATATCTCAAACGAAAAGCAGAGCGGCTATCGATCGTACCACGTAATTGTAGAATATCCTGTTCAAACGATTAACGGCGAGGAACTGATTTTAGCAGAGATCCAAATCCGTACGCTGGCTATGAATTTTTGGGCTTCAATCGAGCATTCCTTGAATTATAAGTACAAAGGCGTTTTTCCAGAAGAAATAAAAAATCGGCTTCAACGAGCAGCAGAAGCCGCGTTCCAACTAGACGAGGAGATGTCCCAGATTCGGGATGAAATTCAAGAAGCCCAAGCTTATTTCACCGAGTTTAAGGAATCTCCCGGTACACATTTTTTGAGTGATAGAGAAGGAGGTCGAGCAGAACGATGA
- a CDS encoding RluA family pseudouridine synthase, producing the protein MKPFQLTYTAENPGLLRDALGGWGISKRTLASVKYGGGQILVNGAEVTVRHALEKGDAVTVIFPNEEHGKGLSAEDGPLEIVYEDEALLIVEKPPMQNTIPSREHPFGSLANIVAKHFNDHGIPSTLHIATRLDRDTSGLVCIAKNRHIHHMISLQQQEKKMKRRYEALVHGLLEKEKFTITAPIGRKNASIIEREVREDGQFAETEVCLLQKLAGYSHVSLQLNTGRTHQIRVHLAHIGHPLVGDDLYGGKRNLIKRQALHCTELELIHPVTDERLFFHSSLNGDMQSLI; encoded by the coding sequence ATGAAACCTTTTCAATTGACGTATACCGCTGAAAATCCAGGATTGCTCCGAGACGCGCTAGGAGGATGGGGCATCTCCAAACGGACACTAGCTTCTGTTAAATACGGAGGTGGTCAAATTCTGGTGAATGGTGCAGAAGTAACGGTCAGGCATGCCTTAGAAAAAGGGGATGCTGTGACCGTTATTTTTCCGAATGAAGAACATGGCAAAGGCTTAAGCGCAGAAGACGGACCACTGGAAATTGTCTACGAAGATGAAGCGCTGCTAATTGTGGAAAAGCCGCCTATGCAAAATACGATCCCGTCCCGTGAGCATCCTTTTGGCAGTTTAGCCAATATTGTTGCAAAGCATTTTAATGACCATGGGATTCCGTCTACTTTGCATATCGCAACTCGACTCGACCGTGACACTTCCGGACTTGTTTGCATCGCAAAAAATCGCCATATTCATCATATGATTTCATTGCAACAACAGGAAAAAAAGATGAAGCGGCGATATGAGGCGCTAGTTCATGGACTTTTAGAAAAAGAAAAATTTACGATAACAGCTCCGATTGGTCGAAAAAACGCCAGCATTATCGAGCGAGAAGTTCGGGAAGACGGTCAATTTGCGGAAACTGAAGTTTGTTTGCTTCAAAAGTTAGCAGGCTATTCGCATGTTTCTTTGCAATTAAATACGGGAAGAACCCATCAAATACGCGTTCATTTAGCGCATATTGGTCATCCCTTAGTTGGAGATGATTTGTATGGTGGCAAGAGAAATCTCATAAAGCGCCAAGCACTGCATTGTACAGAGTTGGAATTGATCCATCCAGTTACAGACGAAAGGCTGTTCTTCCATTCGTCATTAAATGGGGACATGCAGTCGTTGATTTAA